One Primulina tabacum isolate GXHZ01 chromosome 10, ASM2559414v2, whole genome shotgun sequence DNA segment encodes these proteins:
- the LOC142505606 gene encoding uncharacterized protein LOC142505606 translates to MAKGIRGRRGITSRQCRPKPYPMPNYNQTEGTHEKNSSKSIAKDWKGATCSVCMECPHNAVLLLCSSHDKGCRPYMCGTSFRYSNCLDQYKKAYSKVSSADNCPFQDSLDNPDLAPPSGWSIMNCEAMELACPLCRGKVKGWTVVEPAREYFNSKKRNCMQDNCSFIGTFKELRKHMRAYHPSAKPREVDPALETKWSRLEREREREDVISTMRSSMPGAVFFGDYVIEGNHYGSDSDDEGFDADDMEQNGGFEVGVDRDFMSLFLLLQAFGYPDNGGPYRGARRDERDSNRTVGRGVQNREHTRGAFDSFYPDGDNNDGNEGDGNNDMPLVGHLRHQSGFIVRRTERRRRRREPNEDRR, encoded by the coding sequence ATGGCAAAAGGCATCAGGGGAAGACGGGGAATTACCTCAAGACAGTGCAGGCCAAAGCCATACCCCATGCCAAATTACAATCAAACTGAGGGAACTCATGAGAAGAATAGCTCCAAAAGCATTGCAAAGGACTGGAAAGGTGCTACGTGTTCCGTGTGCATGGAGTGCCCCCACAACGCTGTTCTTCTCTTGTGTTCCTCCCATGACAAAGGTTGCCGTCCCTACATGTGTGGGACAAGCTTCCGCTATTCCAACTGCCTCGACCAGTACAAGAAGGCATACTCTAAAGTATCTTCTGCTGACAACTGTCCTTTTCAAGATTCTCTTGATAATCCAGATTTGGCTCCACCATCTGGCTGGTCTATTATGAATTGTGAGGCCATGGAGCTTGCATGCCCACTGTGTAGGGGTAAAGTGAAGGGCTGGACTGTCGTGGAGCCTGCACGAGAATATTTCAACTCCAAGAAACGAAATTGCATGCAAGATAACTGCTCGTTCATTGGAACATTCAAAGAACTGAGGAAACATATGAGGGCTTATCACCCTTCTGCCAAGCCCCGTGAAGTGGATCCAGCTCTGGAAACGAAGTGGAGTAGGCTGGAGCGTGAGCGGGAAAGGGAAGATGTGATTAGCACCATGAGGTCATCTATGCCAGGGGCAGTGTTTTTTGGTGATTATGTGATTGAGGGAAACCACTATGGTTCCGATTCAGATGATGAGGGTTTCGATGCAGATGATATGGAGCAGAATGGGGGTTTTGAAGTGGGAGTTGATCGGGATTTTATGTCTCTGTTTCTTCTCTTGCAGGCTTTTGGTTATCCAGATAATGGTGGACCTTATAGGGGTGCGAGGCGAGATGAAAGAGACTCAAACCGCACAGTAGGTAGAGGTGTTCAGAATCGTGAACACACAAGAGGTGCTTTTGATTCCTTTTATCCAGATGGTGATAACAATGATGGGAATGAAGGTGATGGAAACAATGATATGCCACTGGTTGGTCATCTGCGTCATCAAAGTGGCTTCATTGTGAGGCGTACAGAGAGGAGGAGAAGGCGTAGAGAGCCAAATGAAGACCGGAGATAG
- the LOC142505700 gene encoding uncharacterized protein LOC142505700, whose amino-acid sequence MAAASSFSNQGAILNSLLPVILLVLVLAAGSAEASLHIYDRDPFREVGNAYLLSGGSEGVAASRVSTDQRGRSYIRFENITFWSDITADRQMADGNKLVQIVIFEAADRDKIGGSAYGGQRSICCTPDLAKLEDCKEGEVIRTLSATDNNWPVVFNVYFRGNSLSAHVKNNKEINIKKTGMYNLFFITCDSNLKGMRVTGKTEWKNPDGYLPGRMAPLMGFYVCMAAAYAILSIIWFFQYVKYWKDVLMLQHCITSVVALGLLETTFWYFDYAYFNNTGTRPMGITTWVVTIGAIRRTISRLLILSVAMGYGVVRPTLGGLTPKVLLLGITYFLASEMLNIAEYVGTINDKAGRARVFLVLPVALLDAFLILWIFTSLSKTLDQLQAKRSSIKLEIYRKFSNALAVAIVLSVVWIGYEVYFKATDPFNEKWASAWIITAFWDILAFALLCVICFLWAPSQSSQRYAYSGNKEEGNDEEEIESLVKETPQGSIGLVSLDKKDGDSSDVDEEEEGKRE is encoded by the exons ATGGCTGCCGCGAGCAGCTTTTCAAATCAAGGTGCCATTCTCAATTCTCTGCTCCCTGTTATACTGCTGGTGCTAGTACTAGCTGCTGGATCAGCTGAAGCATCTCTTCACATCTATGATCGAGATCCATTCCGAGAAGTCGGTAATGCCTATCTACTCTCAGGCGGAAGCGAGGGCGTCGCCGCCTCACGCGTTTCAACTGACCAGCGGGGTCGCTCTTATATCAG GTTTGAGAATATCACATTCTGGAGTGACATAACTGCAGACAGGCAAATGGCAGATGGTAATAAGTTGGTTCAAATAGTAATTTTTGAGGCAGCTGACCGTGATAAAATCGGCGGATCTGCTTACGGGGGGCAGAGATCTATTTGTTGCACCCCTGATCTTGCCAAACTGGAAGATTGCAAAGAAGGAGAAGTTATAAGGACGCTGTCAGCAACTGACAATAACTGGCCGGTTGTGTTCAATGTTTATTTTAGAGGAAACTCGTTATCTGCCCATGTGAAAAATAACAAGGAAATCAACATTAAAAAGACTGGCATGTACAACCTATTTTTTATTACATGCGATTCAAACCTGAAGGGAATGAGGGTGACTGGGAAGACCGAGTGGAAAAACCCTGATGGCTACTTACCTGGTCGGATGGCTCCTTTAATGGGTTTCTATGTATGTATGGCTGCCGCATATGCAATCCTCAGCATCATCTGGTTTTTCCAGTATGTGAAATACTGGAAAGATGTTTTAATGCTGCAACATTGCATTACTTCTGTTGTCGCTCTTGGACTGTTGGAGACGACTTTTTGGTATTTTGACTATGCATATTTCAACAACACCGGTACAAGGCCTATGGGGATCACAACCTGGGTTGTGACAATTGGAGCCATTAGAAGAACTATTTCACGCCTTCTGATTCTTTCTGTTGCAATGGGCTATGGTGTTGTCCGGCCCACGCTTGGCGGTCTTACACCAAAGGTGCTTCTCCTTGGTATAACTTATTTCTTGGCATCAGAAATGCTTAATATTGCTGAGTATGTGGGTACAATAAATGACAAAGCAGGACGAGCCAGAGTCTTTCTTGTTCTTCCTGTTGCATTATTGGATGCCTTCTTAATTTTGTGGATATTCACTTCTCTTTCCAAAACACTAGATCAACTCCAG GCTAAAAGAAGTTCAATTAAATTGGAGATATACAGGAAATTTTCAAATGCTCTAGCAGTTGCAATTGTTTTGTCTGTTGTGTGGATTGGATATGAG GTTTACTTCAAGGCAACAGACCCCTTCAACGAGAAGTGGGCTAGTGCCTGGATTATCACTGCTTTCTGGGACATTCTTGCATTTGCGTTGCTTTGTGTTATCTGTTTCCTCTGGGCTCCATCACAAAGCTCCCAGcg TTACGCATACTCGGGCAATAAGGAAGAAGGGAatgatgaagaagaaattgaatCCCTTGTCAAAGAAACTCCTCAAGGCAGTATCGGTTTAGTAAGCCTAGATAAAAAAGATGGGGATTCTTCTGATGTGGATGAAGAAGAAGAGGGTAAGAGGGAATGA